In Sulfurovum xiamenensis, a genomic segment contains:
- a CDS encoding phosphoglycerate kinase, with translation MKTLKDLKIDGKRVFIRCDFNVPKDEFGNITDDRRIRSALATIRYCIDRDCKIILASHYERPEPGKYEEKYSLAPIAKRLRTLLKVENDIFMAEDVVGEDAKAKAAAMKEGDMLLLENLRYEAGETENDMVFAEQLASFAEFYINDAFGACHRKHASIDAITKFFDADHKAAGFLMSKEINFFSKVLENPVRPFIAVVGGSKVSGKLQALTNLINKVDKIIIGGGMAFTFLKAQGYEVGNSLVEDDLLDEAKGIMTKAKELGVKLYLPVDVVVAPEFSEKTTVKFLPIQEIPAGWMGLDIGPASSRLFREALNDAQTIIWNGPMGVYEMDRYSKGSFAMSNNIAQTHATTIVGGGDTADVTQRAGDADEMTFVSTGGGASLKLIEGISLPGIEALE, from the coding sequence ATGAAAACATTAAAAGATTTAAAGATTGATGGTAAAAGAGTTTTTATAAGATGTGATTTTAATGTACCAAAGGATGAATTTGGGAACATTACAGATGACAGACGTATACGTTCTGCTTTGGCGACAATCCGTTATTGTATCGACAGAGACTGTAAAATCATTCTTGCTTCACACTATGAAAGACCGGAACCAGGGAAGTATGAAGAGAAGTATTCATTGGCACCTATCGCAAAAAGACTGCGCACCTTACTCAAAGTAGAAAATGATATCTTTATGGCAGAAGATGTCGTGGGTGAAGATGCTAAAGCGAAAGCAGCGGCTATGAAAGAAGGCGATATGCTTTTACTTGAAAATCTTCGTTATGAAGCAGGGGAAACAGAAAATGATATGGTATTTGCAGAACAGTTGGCAAGTTTTGCAGAGTTTTATATCAATGATGCCTTTGGTGCCTGTCATAGAAAACATGCATCTATCGATGCGATCACCAAATTCTTTGATGCAGACCATAAAGCAGCAGGTTTCCTTATGAGTAAAGAGATCAATTTCTTCTCTAAAGTACTTGAAAATCCTGTTCGTCCCTTTATCGCAGTTGTTGGGGGTTCCAAAGTATCTGGTAAACTCCAGGCATTGACAAACCTTATCAATAAAGTAGACAAGATCATCATCGGTGGTGGAATGGCATTTACTTTCCTGAAGGCACAAGGATATGAAGTGGGTAATTCATTGGTTGAAGATGATCTGTTGGATGAGGCAAAAGGTATTATGACCAAAGCCAAAGAGCTGGGGGTTAAACTCTATTTACCGGTTGATGTGGTGGTAGCGCCGGAGTTTTCAGAGAAGACGACAGTGAAATTTCTTCCTATACAAGAGATCCCTGCAGGTTGGATGGGACTGGATATAGGTCCTGCATCTTCAAGGCTTTTCCGTGAAGCACTTAATGATGCACAAACGATCATATGGAATGGTCCTATGGGAGTCTATGAGATGGACAGATATTCAAAAGGTAGTTTCGCAATGTCAAACAACATTGCACAAACACATGCAACAACGATTGTAGGTGGTGGGGATACTGCTGATGTAACACAGCGTGCCGGTGATGCTGATGAGATGACCTTCGTAAGTACAGGTGGTGGAGCAAGTCTGAAATTGATAGAAGGTATT
- the gap gene encoding type I glyceraldehyde-3-phosphate dehydrogenase, giving the protein MAVKVAINGLGRIGRCVARIIADRDDIELVAVNASGTDEMIQYNLKYDSVHGRRNDVTVADGYLNIGKTKAKIFAERDLSKLDFASCGADLVLECTGAFLTAESVQPYLDNGVKKVIFSAPAKDDTATFVLGANAEDYAGEAIISNASCTTNGLAPVAKVLDDVFGIEKGLMTTIHSYTSSQPILDAKHKKDPRKGRAGATNLVPTTTGAAKAISKVLPALSGKLNGQAIRVPTPDVSMVDLTVTLNTNVTVEEVQAAFKTASEGSHKGILGVDEEYRVSQDFVGEELSTVVPLDTIQVIGDNMVKVLSWYDNEWGYSRRLVDMAVHVSKK; this is encoded by the coding sequence ATGGCTGTAAAAGTAGCAATTAACGGACTTGGAAGAATTGGTAGATGTGTGGCGCGTATTATTGCAGATAGGGATGATATTGAACTTGTTGCAGTGAATGCATCCGGTACTGATGAGATGATCCAGTACAACCTGAAATATGATTCTGTCCATGGAAGACGTAATGATGTTACTGTAGCCGACGGATATTTGAACATCGGTAAAACGAAAGCAAAGATATTTGCAGAACGTGATCTCTCTAAGCTGGATTTTGCCTCTTGTGGTGCTGATCTTGTTCTGGAGTGTACAGGGGCATTCTTGACAGCGGAGAGTGTACAGCCTTATTTGGACAATGGTGTAAAGAAGGTGATTTTTTCTGCACCGGCAAAAGATGACACGGCAACATTCGTACTTGGAGCAAATGCAGAGGATTATGCAGGTGAAGCGATCATCTCCAATGCAAGCTGTACGACAAACGGACTGGCGCCTGTAGCAAAAGTGTTGGATGATGTATTTGGTATAGAAAAAGGGTTGATGACTACGATCCACTCTTATACCTCTTCGCAGCCTATTTTGGATGCAAAACATAAAAAAGACCCGAGAAAAGGACGTGCTGGAGCAACCAATTTGGTACCTACAACAACGGGTGCAGCTAAGGCCATCTCTAAAGTACTTCCGGCACTTTCAGGCAAGTTGAATGGGCAGGCGATAAGAGTACCGACACCGGATGTCTCTATGGTCGATCTGACGGTAACCCTTAACACAAACGTGACAGTTGAAGAGGTACAGGCTGCATTTAAAACAGCCAGTGAAGGATCACATAAAGGTATTTTAGGTGTGGATGAAGAGTACAGGGTTTCTCAAGATTTTGTGGGTGAAGAGTTAAGTACAGTCGTACCGCTCGATACTATACAGGTGATTGGAGACAACATGGTAAAAGTACTCTCTTGGTATGACAATGAGTGGGGATACTCTCGCCGTTTAGTAGACATGGCAGTACATGTAAGTAAAAAGTAA
- the nadD gene encoding nicotinate (nicotinamide) nucleotide adenylyltransferase, protein MVNHQKPTIAIFGGSFDPPHKGHQLIVEKAVEKLQIDQLLVVPAYLNPFKTSSLADAATRLAWCHMLFDPIERVKVDDYEIKEGKSTVTSQSVKHFNQKYDVKYLIIGSDNLSTLTKWHAFEWLNETVTWVIATRDDHHLDTDALNSWELLPIEAPMSSTQIREEKDLQFIDEKIRESVKHILEGQHHMTIDERIANIVKILDDKKAEEIEVFNLDDADYIAKRVVIANSLNGKHTLALFDHLKKELKEQGETFIASDATDEWTVADLGDILIHIMIPEYRQRYSLETFLNELVENQKKKDSDPA, encoded by the coding sequence TTGGTTAATCATCAAAAGCCTACTATAGCTATCTTTGGAGGGAGTTTCGACCCTCCTCACAAAGGACACCAACTTATCGTTGAAAAAGCTGTAGAAAAGCTGCAGATCGACCAACTGCTTGTCGTACCTGCCTATCTGAACCCTTTTAAAACATCTTCACTGGCTGATGCCGCTACACGGCTTGCTTGGTGTCATATGTTGTTTGACCCCATAGAACGTGTGAAAGTGGATGATTATGAGATCAAAGAAGGCAAAAGTACCGTAACCTCACAAAGTGTAAAACATTTTAACCAGAAATACGATGTCAAGTATCTGATCATAGGATCTGACAATCTGTCAACATTGACAAAATGGCATGCGTTTGAATGGCTGAATGAAACAGTGACCTGGGTTATAGCAACACGGGATGATCATCATTTAGATACGGATGCACTTAATAGCTGGGAACTTCTGCCTATAGAAGCACCTATGAGTTCAACCCAAATAAGAGAAGAAAAAGATTTACAATTTATTGACGAAAAGATCAGAGAATCTGTCAAACATATATTAGAAGGGCAACACCATATGACAATAGACGAAAGAATAGCAAACATCGTAAAAATCCTTGACGATAAGAAAGCCGAAGAGATTGAGGTATTTAACCTTGATGATGCAGATTATATAGCAAAACGTGTAGTGATCGCTAACTCACTCAATGGAAAACACACGCTTGCACTTTTTGACCATCTCAAAAAAGAACTCAAAGAACAGGGGGAAACGTTTATCGCTTCAGACGCTACAGACGAATGGACAGTAGCAGATTTAGGCGATATCCTTATCCATATCATGATACCTGAATACAGACAACGCTATTCACTTGAAACATTTTTAAACGAACTTGTTGAAAATCAGAAAAAGAAAGATAGTGATCCTGCATAG
- the argS gene encoding arginine--tRNA ligase, which translates to MKLKQQINNVIKEAFTKAGIEHEPMSVTEATKAEFGDFQFNGAMALAKPLGKNPRMIATEIIENLDLTGILEKAEIAGPGFINLWLNPSWLASQCESARKDSRLGVEKRETPVKVVVDYSGPNMAKQMHVGHLRSSIIGDTLANLLTYLGDDVIRQNHIGDWGTQFGMLIAYLEEIHEEGSVSLKDLEQFYKDAKGRFDEDEAFANKAREYVVKIQSGDTHCLALWQKFIDISLGHCEEVYEKLGVNLTREDVRAESFYNDYLHGVISDLDEKGLLTQSDGAQCVFLEGEEVPVIVQKGDGGYLYATTDLAALRYRAQTLGAQRISYVVDARQGEHFKQVFRVAKEAGFVPEDVKLEHIAFGTMMGQDGKPFKTREGGTVKLIELLDEAVAKAKETINDKENYSEGELERLAKIIGIGAVKYADLSINRESNYIFNWGKMLSFEGNTSLYMQYAYARIQSIFRKYDGPMEGDIIIGDALEHRLSTMLLRFEDVLDRAAVDAAPNQITTYLYELATLFMRFYEQNPILKEGVDDVTKMSRLLLADLTAKTIKQGLDILGIETVDKL; encoded by the coding sequence CCGAATTCGGTGATTTCCAGTTCAATGGGGCAATGGCCTTAGCTAAACCCTTAGGTAAGAATCCTAGGATGATCGCTACAGAGATCATAGAAAACCTTGATCTGACCGGAATACTCGAAAAAGCAGAGATAGCAGGTCCGGGTTTCATCAACCTATGGCTTAATCCCTCTTGGCTTGCTTCACAATGTGAATCAGCACGTAAAGACAGCAGACTTGGTGTAGAAAAACGTGAAACACCTGTCAAGGTAGTAGTAGATTATTCTGGTCCGAACATGGCCAAACAGATGCACGTAGGACACTTGCGCTCTTCTATTATCGGTGATACATTGGCAAACCTTTTAACCTATCTTGGGGATGATGTCATACGTCAAAACCATATCGGAGACTGGGGTACACAGTTTGGAATGCTCATTGCCTACCTCGAAGAGATACACGAAGAGGGGTCGGTAAGTTTAAAAGACCTGGAGCAGTTCTACAAAGATGCTAAAGGACGTTTTGATGAAGATGAGGCATTTGCAAATAAAGCCAGAGAGTATGTCGTAAAAATCCAAAGCGGCGACACTCACTGTTTAGCACTTTGGCAAAAGTTTATAGATATCTCTTTAGGACATTGTGAAGAGGTATATGAAAAACTCGGTGTCAATCTGACACGCGAAGATGTACGCGCAGAGAGTTTTTACAATGATTACCTGCACGGTGTGATCAGCGATCTGGATGAAAAAGGATTATTGACACAGAGTGACGGTGCACAATGTGTATTCCTGGAAGGCGAGGAAGTCCCGGTAATCGTTCAAAAGGGTGATGGGGGGTACCTCTATGCCACTACAGACCTTGCTGCATTACGCTACAGAGCACAGACATTAGGGGCGCAGCGTATCTCTTATGTGGTGGATGCAAGACAGGGAGAGCACTTCAAACAGGTCTTCAGGGTGGCAAAAGAAGCAGGCTTTGTTCCTGAAGATGTGAAGCTTGAACATATCGCATTTGGTACGATGATGGGTCAAGACGGAAAACCATTCAAAACACGTGAAGGCGGTACAGTCAAACTCATTGAACTGCTTGATGAGGCTGTTGCAAAAGCCAAAGAGACGATCAATGACAAAGAGAACTATTCGGAAGGAGAGTTGGAAAGATTGGCCAAGATCATAGGAATCGGGGCCGTAAAGTATGCGGACCTTTCGATCAACCGTGAATCCAACTATATTTTTAACTGGGGCAAGATGTTGAGCTTTGAGGGTAACACTTCACTCTATATGCAGTATGCCTATGCAAGGATCCAGAGTATCTTCAGAAAGTATGACGGTCCTATGGAGGGTGATATAATTATCGGTGATGCATTGGAGCATAGACTCTCTACGATGTTGCTCCGTTTTGAAGATGTACTCGACCGTGCTGCAGTAGATGCGGCACCTAACCAGATCACGACCTATCTTTATGAGCTGGCAACACTCTTTATGCGTTTTTACGAACAGAATCCTATCCTCAAAGAGGGTGTTGATGATGTAACTAAGATGAGTCGTTTACTCTTGGCTGACCTGACGGCCAAGACCATCAAACAAGGATTGGATATACTCGGGATCGAGACGGTCGATAAGTTATAA